One Phoenix dactylifera cultivar Barhee BC4 chromosome 8, palm_55x_up_171113_PBpolish2nd_filt_p, whole genome shotgun sequence genomic window carries:
- the LOC103701531 gene encoding sphinganine C4-monooxygenase 1-like — translation MAFTVSDEILGTFVPIAVYWIYSGIYVVLGDLENYRLHTKAEEDVKNIVSKWTVFKGVLVQQAFQIAVSLLLFTVIRDDSGIAKPQPSLLVIAVQFLVAMVVLDTWQYFIHRYMHINKFLYKHIHSKHHTLVVPYAFGALYNHPLEGLLLDTIGGALSFLVSGMTPRTGIFFFSFATIKTVDDHCGLWLPGNLLHVFFSNNSAYHDVHHQLYGSKYNFSQPFFVMWDKILGTYMAYSLEKRKEGGFEARPIKD, via the exons ATGGCCTTCACAGTATCAGATGAGATACTGGGAACCTTTGTTCCTATCGCTGTGTACTGGATATACTCCGGGATCTATGTCGTGTTAGGTGATTTAGAGAACTATCGATTGCACACGAAGGCTGAGGAAGATGTGAAGAacattgtctccaaatggacCGTTTTCAAGGGAGTCCTTGTTCAGCAGGCTTTCCAAATCGCAGTTTCACTGCTCCTATTCACT GTCATACGTGATGATAGTGGAATTGCGAAGCCTCAACCCTCCCTGCTCGTGATAGCAGTCCAGTTCTTGGTCGCCATGGTGGTCCTTGACACATGGCAATACTTCATTCACAGGTACATGCACATCAACAAGTTCTTGTACAAGCACATCCACTCCAAGCACCACACCCTGGTCGTGCCCTATGCCTTTGGAGCTCTATACAACCACCCCTTGGAGGGTCTTCTGCTCGACACCATCGGCGGCGCTCTATCTTTCCTCGTCTCCGGCATGACTCCTCGGACcggcatcttcttcttttcctttgccaCCATCAAGACTGTGGACGACCATTGCGGACTATGGCTCCCTGGGAACCTCCTCCATGTGTTCTTTAGCAACAACAGTGCGTATCATGACGTCCACCATCAGCTCTATGGTAGCAAATACAACTTCTCACAGCCCTTCTTTGTTATGTGGGACAAAATTCTTGGAACCTACATGGCATACTCACTCgagaaaaggaaggaaggagGTTTCGAAGCCCGGCCCATCAAAGATTGA